One segment of Struthio camelus isolate bStrCam1 chromosome 25, bStrCam1.hap1, whole genome shotgun sequence DNA contains the following:
- the LOC104150867 gene encoding somatotropin yields the protein MAPGSWFSPLFIAVITLGLQWPKEAATFPAMPLSNLFANAVLRAQHLHLLAAETYKEFERTYIPEEQRHANKNSQSAFCYSETIPAPTGKDDAQQKSDMELLRFSLVLIQSWLTPVQYLSKVFTNNLVFGTSDRVYEKLKDLEEGIQALMRELEDRSSRGPPLLRSTYDKFDIHLRNEEALLKNYGLLSCFKKDLHKVETYLKVMKCRRFGESNCTI from the exons ATGGCTCCAg GGTCGtggttttctcctctcttcatTGCTGTGATCACACTGGGATTGCAGTGGCCAAAGGAAGCTGCAACCTTCCCAGCCATGCCCCTTTCCAACCTGTTTGCCAACGCTGTGCTGAGGGCTCAGCATCTTCACCTCCTGGCTGCTGAGACATACAAAGAGTTC GAACGCACCTATATTCCGGAGGAACAGAGACACGCCAACAAAAATTCCCAGTCAGCATTTTGTTACTCAGAAACCATTCCTGCTCCCACAGGGAAGGATGATGCCCAGCAGAAATCA gacaTGGAGCTTCTTCGGTTTTCACTGGTTCTTATCCAGTCCTGGTTGACCCCAGTGCAATACCTAAGCAAGGTGTTCACAAACAATCTAGTTTTTGGCACCTCAGACAGAGTCTACGAAAAACTAAAGGACCTAGAAGAAGGGATCCAAGCTCTGATGAGG gagctggaggatcggAGCTCCCGCGGGCCGCCGCTCCTCAGATCCACCTATGACAAATTCGACATCCACCTGCGCAACGAGGAGGCCCTGCTGAAGAACTACGGCCTGCTGTCCTGCTTCAAGAAGGACCTGCACAAGGTGGAGACCTACCTGAAGGTGATGAAATGCCGGCGCTTTGGAGAAAGCAACTGCACCATCTGA
- the CD79B gene encoding B-cell antigen receptor complex-associated protein beta chain, with protein MAAFCKRLWVFQANFWVIALVTGGISAAGNSTGNNTSTTCPKSQQHLRYVVAKRNMPVHFICYSHEPQHMQWYKKVEDSNQLYKLDGSTSRFSIEWKDNFINFTILRITYEDNGIYVCDSKNLTEEKKQAHACGTELRVVGNSNIQQVQSRNTLKDAIIIIQSILLVIFISVPMLLFLDKGEGKDSPEEDHTYEGLEVEQMATYEDITPFRDVKAKWTVGEHPGEE; from the exons GTGGGATCTctgcagctgggaacagcactgggaACAACACGA GCACCACGTGCCCTAAGTCCCAGCAGCACCTGCGCTACGTGGTGGCCAAGAGGAACATGCCCGTCCACTTCATCTGTTATTCCCACGAGCCCCAGCACATGCAGTGGTACAAAAAAGTGGAGGACAGCAACCAACTCTACAAGCTGGATGGCAGCACCTCTCGCTTCAGCATAGAGTGGAAGGACAATTTCATCAACTTCACCATCCTCAGGATCACCTACGAGGACAATGGCATCTATGTGTGCGACAGTAAAAACCTCACTGAGGAGAAGAAGCAGGCACATGCATGCGGGACTGAGCTCAGAGTCGTGG GTAACAGCAACATCCAGCAGGTCCAGAGCAGGAACACTCTGAAAGACGCTATCATCATCATCCAGTCCATCCTGCTGGTCATCTTCATCAGCGTCCCCATGCTTCTCTTCCTAGATAAA GGTGAAGGCAAGGACAGCCCTGAGGAGGATCACACCTATGAG GGCCTGGAAGTAGAACAGATGGCCACCTACGAGGATATTACTCCTTTCCGGGATGTGAAGGCCAAATGGACAGTTGGGGAGCATCCGGGCGAAGAGTGA